The Thalassotalea nanhaiensis genome has a window encoding:
- the trxA gene encoding thioredoxin TrxA, which yields MSDKIVQLTDDSFDADVINASAPVLVDFWAEWCGPCKMIAPILSEIAEEYDGKVTVAKLNIDQNSGTPPKYGIRGIPTLLLFKDGAVADTKVGALSKNQLKEFLDANV from the coding sequence ATGAGCGATAAAATTGTTCAGCTAACAGATGACAGCTTTGATGCTGATGTAATTAATGCTTCGGCCCCAGTTTTAGTAGACTTTTGGGCTGAGTGGTGTGGTCCATGTAAAATGATCGCTCCGATCCTTTCAGAAATCGCTGAAGAATATGATGGCAAAGTAACCGTTGCTAAATTAAATATCGATCAAAACTCTGGCACTCCACCAAAGTACGGTATCCGCGGCATTCCAACATTATTATTGTTTAAAGATGGTGCTGTTGCCGATACTAAAGTTGGTGCGCTTTCTAAAAACCAATTAAAAGAATTTTTAGACGCAAACGTATAA